ccctccacttgttctcagTGGCTTCCTAGAAAACAAGCCAAtgagaacaagtggaggggggaaatcgtatcgttttgttacaaaagtttcgTGCCCtagtgataaccatacatactatgatggaatataatgtatcaattttttttgttctttctaaaactattgtatgtatttaaaacttaatgttgttatggtgataaccataccatgagggaaagtattgtttccaattattgtcAAAGTTAGTAGCAaggagtttgtagtagtatttaaaaattcactaacaactctggcattatgtgctggtgctccgtcatattgaaaatatatcatttgagacatatttagtgccaaattgtcgaccaaaggctcaagtgctgccttaatatattgaggtatttctctgagtttaagtttttatggtagatactatatggcaaaattctattatctaaaagggcacaccatacatttgAACCCCAagcttctttgaacactcagagacttcttcggtccagataacattttgaacaaacagcagactatttaatttttctaaatatcatctacaaaattctaatcttcgattgacatctccggcacgtaaataaggagttagccccgctttgtatggtttatacttatgtttctttcatattcgggagcaacggcttttgggtcagacgtcttgttgcaatttctcttgcaggtcattttggtatgtttttgtatgtggtttggggaaggaccaaatatctattaaattttctgttaaccggctgaaggttcttacgtgcggttgtcttctttctggatatcttgtgaaataaaattccgcggctaacgtcgcattcttatctgataacatatagcattccatcatgttacatttttcataattttcgaaattcattgtaaagttttattcagttttgttatattttgacacttaacatgctggtgcatcgaaccagcacataatgccagagttgttatcgaatttttaaatacaaactttggcaattatttgatacattatgttgcatcatagtatgtatggttatcaccatagcaacattaacttttaaatacatacattagttttagatagaacaaaatgaatttttgttaattattcaataactataagaaatataccccacaaattatatatatttgttatcagaagaaaataacaaattattttaagccATAGCTAACTAtgatttccatttaaaaaaataaagttacgtctaaaatctcgaaaataaaagatgggaaaaaaattctacctacgccactgaattcttcgtaaaaagttgcccatataatgttttatttataatactccatctttgataataagtgggATATTCGTgaatgtcgttttcgcaaaattttcagtttttgccgatagggcgaaaacaaaagacgatagctgttcggagttttcggaattagcattttctcaaaaaacgagatcatgacatgtaagctactttttttctatctcttttaatttcggagatagcctatgcggacatcgaaattgggacaccctgtacagggtggttcaaattcgatgtccgaataggctaactcggaaactataagagttagaaaaaaagtagcttacatgtcatgatctcgtttttcgagaaactgctaatgccgaaaacctcatagcgctatcgtcttttgtttttcccctagaggccaaaattggaaatatcgtaaaaccagcaagtgcaattatcttcgttattattataggtggagtattataactaagacattatatggacacttttttatagagaattggatgacgtagtcaaaaaaattttttcggttttagattttgagatatcatcacaattttcgtttttttaaatggaaacaaccactgattattcgcttattaaattcgttatttttttctgattacaaaaatatagggttcgacaggtctatttcttattgttttagaataaagccaaaaataaactttttttttaaatttccatctagtgtcatcgacgaaattaaatttacagtttcctgtaaatttaattgatgtttgaaacaaataaatttgttgaactatttaatttatatatgttttacacaaaagttggaatagattgcattatttcacattttttattaatatttaatattattattaaatgacttaataaattattgatagatggcgctcatatatttttcttttgaattcaaataaacatagcaacatttgtttgtattcaaaaagtgtcactttaaaaatcctgtaataatattaaatattaataaaaaatgtgaaataatgcaatctattccaacttttgtgtaaaacaaatataaattaaatagttcaacaaatttatttgtttcaaacatcagaaatttgtttttttaatttttagttatagtaccataatatacaggaaactgtaaatttaatttcgtcgatgacactagatggaaattaaaaaaaaaagtttatttttggctttattctaaaacaataagaaatagacctgtcgaaccctatatttttgtaatcagaaaaaaataacgaatttaataagagaataatcagtggttgtttccatttaaaaaaacgaaaattgtgatgatatctcaaaatctaaaaccgaaaaaatttttttgactacgtcatccaattctctataaaaaagtgtccatataatgtcttagttataatactccacctataataataacgaagataattgcacttgctggttttacgatatttccaattttggcctctaggggaaaaacaaaagacgatagcgctatgaggttttcggcattagcagtttctcgaaaaacgagatcatgacatgtaagctactttttttctaactcttatagtttccgagttagcctattcggacatcgaatttgaaccaccctgtacaatatgattcgattcaacttttatctgggacattttttgaaaaactcaatcataattcgGCTATGGACCGAGACAACTTAGGTGGGACACCCTGTTATAGTAGAGtgatagattttaaattttgtgaaaGTTTATAAAACTAGTATTTAGTacctattattttttaaattttagtaactGTTCCAAAGAATAACATACAAATATTTGTTCCAAAGTAACAGTTACAATAAGTATTGGTTAACATCTCTAATAGTTATTTACCATATGCATTATGTGATGTGATAAAGGAAAAATTTGAGTTGCTTCTAGAATACATTTCATAACATCTGCAGGTTGATCTAAAGCCAGGTACAATTCAGCGAGTAATAACCAAATTTCGAGGAGTAACATCCAAGCTCTTTGTGGTCCCGGACGCGGGCTAAAACTACTCATAGAACTTGCAACTTCACTTAAAGCTTGCTCAACTCGAGATGCAGCAACACTATGAGCTTGTAAAGAACTTGTGTCTTTATCGGACATTTCCGATGTGTATAATTGGAAGACTGAACGAGTATCGCTTTTTCTATCACATTCTGGAACGTCTGAAATCGTTTGACCTTCATAAAGGGTTTTCCACATTTCCAACATTTGTTTAGCCGTAGTTAAAGCTctctaaaaaaatcattaatcaattaataattatttaaaataaattaaaaacgtacATCTCCACCATATTCATGTAGCTCTAAATGCGCTTTAACATACATTAAATTCAAACAATCAGGATATTCTTGAAGTGCCGCCTCAACCACAACTAAAGCCTCTTCATGTTGTCGGTTAGCTGATAAAAGTAACGTTAAAAGATGTAAAGTTGAAGAACTTTCAGGTCGTAAATCTAAAGCTGTTTGTACGTGATGTAAAGCTTCGCGAATTTGACCCACCAACGCTAATTGTAAACCTAAATAATATTCGGCTAAATTATCATTAGGTTCCAATTGAACAGCgctttgaaaattatccaaaGCAGTactgtttaaattaattttttcttttttaatgttatttatttgagCTTGTAATTGATAACCTATCCCAATATAGAGATGACAACGACCCAATAGACCACTCAGATGGATTCTTTCCACTTCTAAAGCGGCTTCGCTTAATTTTGTTCCTTCAACGGGGTCGTTTAAATGTTCATAACAAAGTTTTGCGGCCAAAAGGTTGTTTATCGATTTCGTCGGTTCTAAACGAATCACTTCTTTTAAAACCGACAAAGCATGTTCGTTACGTCCCATTGAGATTAAACTTAAAGCGTGTTGTTTCCATAAATGCGGTTCGTCGAACGAAAATTTCATCGCTCGTTCCAAAGACTAATAAAAgattcatcaattttaaattaaataaattaatatttcattaatacATTGTTTTGTTTACTTGATTACCTCTTGTAATAAACTAACTTGGCCCCATTTAACTGTTGCTAAagttaataaatcataaactGCGGCCGCATCTTGAAACGCGCTCCTCCTAGCATCTTTAAACTCGGGACTTTGCGATAAAACCGCGTTTCGAACTGCAATAGCCTCAGCGATTAATAGAACCAAAATCGTTTCTTCGTACTTGTTTTTTGGGATAAACTGATTTAGGTTTGAGTACTGTTTTGGTTTCCACGCTGAATCTCGATTAAAAGCCCCCGGTTGCTTGTAATCTAAATCGTTAAAACCTTGTAGAAATAATTCGGCGAGAtgacaaagcaattttaaacgTGCTGTGTGTACTCCTTGGCTTTCAACTGCCATTAGAGAAGATCGGTAACGTTCTATAGCATCTAACGGGGTATTTTTACGAAGGAGTATTACTGGAGATTCTTGTAGAGCTTGTTCGAGTACTAAAGACATGGTTTTGTGGACTATTGGTGGTAATGGGGAATTGGTAccttaaaaaagaaagattttGAGGTTACAaacaatacaaatttattattatttaatcagttcggggaacaaatttaaccacatatactagagtgaaaatgatgacgattcatgtaaaaaaaattagtaaaagtcccCAAATTTCGAAGAtccaggccatcaaagttatgaaattttaacacatttttctgaatatcttaaacactatttatggtaatgtgctgaaatttggtacagtataaactaatatcacgtaAAACCATTGGGTAATTTATAAATTGGATCGGtcgcgggaacaatgctatacaggatgttcctaaaatttgtttgctcagaacttttttattcgatcgtaaccctacatttatttttacagtttctaatagaaaatttattttagaaacttttattactcttagataatattgataaaaatcaccgttttcgtgttaaatgcaaaaatgttagggtccgatttcaataacactaaaaaaaaaatctaagtcGGCCATGACAAGTGCAAATCGAGCTGAGCCGTCATAAATATTATGTATGTAACATTTCCAAGTGTAGATTAGGTAGatccctttttaatttgttttagttgatttaataaaagataatacaaaacaataaatttaattttaacgacAACGTTAacaggaaaaataaaacaaatacataaaataacaagacaagtaataaaaaatactataggaaatgttcaaaaagaCCACATGTCTCTTCTGGTATTTAACGGAACGTCACTAAGAACTTTATCCTTCCAAATGTTGATGGTATGTAGGGCCATCAAGTCTTGACGGCAAGAAAACGGGACCAACAATGACATCCCCCACAATCCCAGCCCAAACATTGAGAGAAAATCTTGAGATTTccaagtttttgaaaaaagtagATTCATCGgtgaaaagtattttttctaaaaactgatTATCAATTTGTATTTTCTGTTGCATTTTCTGGCAATATTCCAATCTAATTGGATAATCGGTAAGCTGTACTTCCTGAACCTTACAGCAGTGAAAAAGCTGCTGCTTTCGAAGAATACGTCGTTTTTGACGTCCCAAATCGCCTAGCCATGTCCGAAGTACTAGTGGTACTATTTTCTTCTGCATGTTCTAAAATTAACTCTTCCAATTGAGGAGTTCGCACAGATCTAGGGTTGCCGTTGTTCAGAAAGATATGTTTTAGTGATCCATTTTCTCTTAATCGGGCTTCAATTCgagaaaacgtttttctgttGGGGGTTCTACGATTCGGGAATTTTTGCCGATAACGGAATTTCCAAGACATTCACCCAATGTTAAAAGCATATCGGTTTGTTCTCCAAACGTGTAATTTTCCATTTCGAACACTACAAGGTTTTTAGTATTTGTTTAAACGACTAAGCGTGTTTACAACTGTTAATGAATTCGTTTGTTAATTGTCATGGCAGACTTAGACTTTTTTCTTAGTGTTATTGAAATGGGAGCCTaccatttttgcatttaacacgaaaacggtgatttttatgaatattatctaagagtgataaaagcttctagaataaattttctattagaaactgcaaaaataaatgtagggttacgatcgaacaaaaaagttctgagcaaacaaattttagggactccctgtatagcatggttgccgccgcccgatcaaagtcaaaattggttcaatgattttgcttgatatttgtttaccctgtaccaaatttcaacactctaccataaatggtattgaaaatgtttagaaaaatgtgttaaaatttttgaactttaatgGCCCATAGcttggccatttgaagacttttataataaatttttatcaccaatcgtcatcatttttgctctagtatatgaggttaattttattccccgagtcaccggaacaccctgtatatcgtTTATAGatgatataaataatgtaaaatagtGTGAACAgttcaatatttttgatattgataatataaacatattaataatataaaataaatcatacaCGCGATTTATAACAGTAAATACGAGTGTGAAGTTGGCCATAGATTTCAGCCATAgattttaaactgaaaaaaatgcgTGATCGGGGTATtcaatcgatctaatttcaaccgCATCGTATTCATGGTGGCCTCTTGTTTcagattcgaaaagaaaattttcctaaccatttcgtATATTTcgagaaaatcgtttttcttcaaacttcGAATTGTGGTATTTATGTCATTTATTATTGCGACGTTTTAATAAACGAGTTAGAATGGGAAGAAATTAATCCAGATAAATATagaatacaaataaaaaattatatatctcaaaattcTGACAATATTTCCAAGCTTTGTTTATACTGTGGCGATGCAGCAAAAGATATTTATTGTCAATTATGTCATAGATATTGTTGTAACGTTTGCgtaaataatgataaatacataaatatatgtGAATTGTGTGaatgtaaataaatgttatgtatacagggtgattcacataagaaccgacacagagcagggacatgtagaggacaacaAAGTAAGAcgatttaacgcaacttatctctatactaagttgtaccctTGAGAAGTTgttaggccttcaaagttggctcttaaatttttaaaatattgaatatcttcgtaatacattaagctagaaaaaccaaatttggtatacgatATGAGTGTAtcaagggtattaattggtagcaagttgagaccaattgaggcatttcaaagggttgattaaggatGATggtcttttaaattttgacagatttttttaatcttttggtggatttaatacattattacctcattttatgtgaaaattaattctaaaactttttttactcttattatttattaaaaaacattctcgttttcataaaaaactgaaataactaaagacaggtatttcgttaatgctacttaaaatcatcgaaaagtcagtagtcggctgtgaaattgtatgtcaaacttgacaaataggttataaaaccttgttgtcaaataactttataacctatttgtccagtttgacgtacaatttcatagccgactactaAATTTTCGCTTcttttaagtaaaattacgaaataagtgtctttagttatttaagttttttatgaaaacgacaaagttttttaaaaaataataagagtaagaaaagttttagaattaaattctacatgaaatgaagtagtaatttattaaatccgccaaaaggttaagaaaatctgtcaaaatttatggtaccatcacccttaatcaaccctttgaaatgcctcaattgagttcaatttgctaccaattaatatccttggtacactcataacgtataccaaatttggttgttctagcttaatttattacgaagatattgaactttttaaagatttaagaACCAACTTTGAAGTCCTATAACTCTtcaggtgtacaacttagtacagaggtaagttactttaaatcatcttaatttattgtcgtctacatgtccctgctctgtgtcggttcttaagtgaatcaccctgtataaacatattaataatatacaggtgtatctgaatgacatgcccaaacttcagggggtgattctttaggcaattttaagggtactttgatatataaaccatgggcgatttgggctcccctaaggagctacacccctccaaaaatggcggaaaattttggtttaatttttttttctcaaaaaccataaacgctaggacaacgaaatttggggaatatatTTAACTGGTAGTAGGGCACGTTttcaccctatttgtactttcaacctatccttctaaactactaaacgtaaccaccccctttacatttttgctaaaatttttttatgcagagggtaaatacattaaaaaaaaattacataggtagatgaaagtatcctaaaacttttttgtctctcgaaaatttttccaaaaacgactaatttttgagaaaaaaaatattaatgcaaacactgcccgttaaaCAACGAGGTTGttgatcaaaagttggaatcaatttttattgaaaaaatcttagtaggctttgtaatctttgtcagaaatatttttgacgtttaaatgtcagtgtttttcttactattatcattgtttttcaaataaagttctatcgcaattacgctcgttcactcgacgtttcacaattttaaataaaacaataataatagtaagaaaaccactgatatttaaacgtcaaaaatatttctgacaaagattgcaaagcttactaagattttttcattaaaaattcattccaactttcgattagcaaccctacagcttaacagttagtgtttgcttaattaatttttttctcagaaactattaacttttcgaagaacatcagagaggcaaaaaagttttagaatattttcatctatttaaataaaatatttccaatgtatttatcaccGTCATAAGAAAAatctagacaaaaattgaacgggggtggttatgtttagtaacttagaaaagtaggttgaaagtacaaatagggtcaaaacgtgccctattatgagttaaacatattccccaaatttcattttcctagcatttatggtttttgagaaaaaaaagtgaaaccaaaattttccgccatttttggaggggtgtagctccgtATGGGAGCCGAactcgcccatggttcatatatcaaagtacccttaaaattcactaaagaatcacccttgaagtttgttgcagtcattcagatagaCCCTGTATATAGAAGCAGTTGTAAACATTAAAACTTGAAGCCAACGCAACACGCGGTTTGTTTACTAACAACCTTTGTCGAAACCAGTTGAAACAATGAACGTGCACAGATCAGACCATCGGCCGATTATCGCCGAACACTCCCGAATATTATTTTAGCCCCTAGAATAAGACATACACTAAAATAACGAGTCCTATTTGCGAATCAATAAATCTTCAAAGTCGTTCTTCTTTCGAttcgtttttcttcatttttatttatatatatttatacgtTTAGTATACCACTACTTTTAGTTAGAAATAGAacttattaatcaaaatagtACATACTTGTATCGTTTACCAAGTATGTATATTGTTTCTAGGTCttctgattaatttaaaagattacaagattatatttattgtgtttaatactt
This region of Onthophagus taurus isolate NC chromosome 3, IU_Otau_3.0, whole genome shotgun sequence genomic DNA includes:
- the LOC111414476 gene encoding tetratricopeptide repeat protein 7B, whose amino-acid sequence is MTGRAKVVTLRIEAEIEKNREESNWSKVIELAEQLREKSPEYEYLSQFLIGEGRLESYLEEWAPIETNVNKAKLNLMEARRNLQIASDEKGKKAGVALDAHLLLGKLYFACGQYEQSLNSYKLAELNSLSEKKLPLRSLKIVAESFAIKGLCLNRNQTALSKFKQAEQDDEISHCFDIASDLGLLYMQELEKQQTSALTSGGTNSPLPPIVHKTMSLVLEQALQESPVILLRKNTPLDAIERYRSSLMAVESQGVHTARLKLLCHLAELFLQGFNDLDYKQPGAFNRDSAWKPKQYSNLNQFIPKNKYEETILVLLIAEAIAVRNAVLSQSPEFKDARRSAFQDAAAVYDLLTLATVKWGQVSLLQESLERAMKFSFDEPHLWKQHALSLISMGRNEHALSVLKEVIRLEPTKSINNLLAAKLCYEHLNDPVEGTKLSEAALEVERIHLSGLLGRCHLYIGIGYQLQAQINNIKKEKINLNSTALDNFQSAVQLEPNDNLAEYYLGLQLALVGQIREALHHVQTALDLRPESSSTLHLLTLLLSANRQHEEALVVVEAALQEYPDCLNLMYVKAHLELHEYGGDRALTTAKQMLEMWKTLYEGQTISDVPECDRKSDTRSVFQLYTSEMSDKDTSSLQAHSVAASRVEQALSEVASSMSSFSPRPGPQRAWMLLLEIWLLLAELYLALDQPADVMKCILEATQIFPLSHHIMHMKGLLHMHKQEWSEAKLCFQNAVAINPQHVKSLQQLGLVYHYLSLQGLAETTLREAAKIDPMNHITWYNLGKVLEALGEHENASSSMATALTVETTCPILPFSSVPLCFD